DNA from Armatimonadia bacterium:
CCGACTGGGCGCAGGAACAGTTGGCAGGCGTCCGAGGTGGCGGCAAGTCACGCATCTACAACAGCGGCGCCTTCACCGGCCATGACTACTACTGGGAGCTCTCCTGGCTGTACCTGGGCATCAACCGGCAGACACCTCCCGACGGGAGCAAGCTCGACCTCCTTACCAGCAGCTACCGCATGCCCCTGGTCGTCATGGACATCGCCCTCGACGCAGCGGGCAAGGGCGTCTACGAGGTCCGCAATCGCTGCCCCGGCCTCTCTGTGCCGGGATACCACAACAAGGTGGCCGAGTACCGTCTCCGCACCGACACCGGCGGCATCCTCCGCTACAGCTACTGCACGCCGGAGTTCATCCTCGGCTGCAGCCTCTATGAGCCGCGGCCCCTTGAGGACTGGGCGCTGATCAGTTCGCAGGGACGCTGGCTCGGCGCCATCGTGGCGGGCAGTCGCGACCTGCGCATCGTCCCCCACTGCGGCGTACAGACCTGGGATCGGACCTACCAGCAACACTGGGCGGTCCAGAGCAAGGGCACGCTGATCTGCCAGCGCTGGGCACCCAGCACCGGCACCGACTTCATGCGAGTCTGGTATGCGCAGGGCTTCACCAACCGCGTCGAGCGTGACGGCTGGGTCTTCGTCGAGGCACCGGGCGCCTATGCTGCTGTGCGTCCGGTCACGGGCACCTACAAGTGGGAGCCCGCCGGACCCAAGGACCGCGCCGGGGAGTGGCTGGTCTGCTCCGACCCGGACACCCCGCTGATCCTCACCCTGGTCCGCAAGGTCGACGTCGCCGACTACGAGACCTTCCAAGGCCGGATTGCAGCGCTCCCGGTGAGCTTCGACGGCAAGGTTCTCACTCACACAAGCTGGTATGGCGATGCCCTGCGCTTCTTCGCCGACCGTAGCGCAGCACCGCAGATCAACGGTGCTCCCGTCGACTACGCTCCGCCTCGCACCTTCGACAGCCCCTTCCTGCGCAGTGACTGGGACAGCGGCGTCGTGACCCTCAGCAAGGGTGAGCGACGCCTGGTCCTGGACTTCACCGCAAGGGAGCCCTGATCTCCAGGCCGAGACGTTACAGTGACCTTGCGGTCGGCTGGCGAACCTCCCGTCTGGCACTCTCGTCAACCCTGACAGGCAGGGACAGGACTGCGTGCTGCCGAAGTAGTGGTAGCAGTCTGGTTTGGCTCAGTCCGTCCCGGCCTGCTGAGCATGATCCTTGCGTGAGGAGAGTCTGCCGATGACACGGTGTATCACCGACAGAAGCCTTGGTGTCGTTCTTGCCGTCTGTGCTCTTGTGTTGACCGGATCTTGCGCTCGGGCCGACTGGCCGCAACTGCTCGGTCCCACGCGCAATGGCATATCCACGGAGACGGGACTCGCACGTTCCTGGCCCGAGGGCGGGCCACGACTCCTGTGGCAGACCACCGTTACCGACGGCTACAGTGGCCCGGCGGTCTATCAGGGCAAGGTCTACGTGACGGACCGCGTGCCCAAGCAACAGGACCTGCTACGCTGCCTCGATCTGGCCACCGGCAAAGAGGAGTGGCGCTACGCCTATGACGCTCCGGGCATGATCTCTCAGGACGGCTCGCGCTGCACGCCGGCCGTCAACGAGAAGTACGTCTTCTTCACCGGGGAGTTCGGTCACCTCACCTGTCTGGACCGTGCCACGCACCAACCGGTCTGGACGAAACAGCTCATGACCGAGTATGAGGGTAAGCGTGCGGAGTGGGGCTGCGCCCAGTGCCCGGTGCTGTACAAGAACACCGTGATCCTTGCCCCGCAGGGGAACAAGGCCGGCGTCGTGGCCCTTGACCAGGCAACCGGAGCCGAGGTCTGGATCGCCGACCTGCCCGGCAACCCGGGCTATGTCTCGCCGATGCTCGCGACCGTGGAGGGCGTCGACCAGATCCTCGCCATCAGCGTGCCGCAGCGCGGCCGTGGTCCCCGTGGCGGCCAGCCAACTCCCAGCACACCGGGGGTTGTCCTCGGCCTCGACGCCGCCACCGGAAAGGAACTGTGGCGCTTCACCGGCTTCCAGTGCCAGATCCCCATCGCCGCTCCCATGCCGGTCGGTGACGGTCGCTTCTTCATCACAGGCGGCTACGGCGCAGGGTGCGTCATGATCCGGGTCACTCGCCAGGGCGATACCTTCAGCGCCTCCCAGGTCTTCGCCACCCAGGCCGCCGGAGCGCAGATCCACATGCCCGTGCTGTACAAGGGCTACATGTACATCGTCAGCAACGACAACTCGCGCGCCGATGGCCTCGTGTGCATGGACCTGGACGGCAACCTCCGCTGGAACACTCGCTACAGCCCCAACTTCGAGCGCGGCGGCATCATCGAGGCGGATGGTATGCTCATCGTCATGGACGGCGACAAGGGGATGCTTCGCCTGGTCGACCCCAACCCGGACGCCTACAAGGAGCTCGCTGGCGCTAAGGTGATCGACGGCAAGCGCACCTGGGCGCCGCTGGTGCTGGTCGACGGCAAGCTTCTCCTCCGCGGCCAGGCCGAGCTCAAGTGCTTCGACCTCAAGGCGCAGTAGCCTCGATTTCCTCGGGCCTCAAGACGCCAAAGGAAAGGGGAGCCCTTCTGGGCTCCCCTGACTGCTTCTCCGAGTCTGTGCGCAGTCTGCCTACCCGGCCACCGGCACCAACCGCAAGCGCTGCAGGTTCATCAGTCCGCCGCCGGGCAGCTTCACGGCCCGCACCTTGATCGTCACCTTGCCCGGTGTTGTCAGGGCGACCGTCCCGAGCTTGTACTCCTGGAAGGTGTTCCAGGACCCGGTGCTTTGCACCTCGCCGATGAGTTGCTGTCCCCCGACCTCCACGGCAAAGGTGCGGCCGCTCGACGGGCTAGAGTAGGCGGCTGAGAGCTCGAAGGTCCCCGGTCGCTGCACCACCACGTCCCAGGACACCCAGTCTGCCGCGTCGACCCAGTGGCCTATATCGTCCAGCGTCGCCGTCTTCTCGTAGAACAGCGCGCTCCCGTGCAGCGTGGCCCTCGCAGCGTGGAGGTCGAGGCTGCCGTCGGCAGACTGCGGCACTGGCGGCTTGCGAGGACTCCCGTAGGGGTTCATCGTGGCGGCGTCATGCGCGACCGGCGCCACCTCACAGGCTTCGGCAGAGCCGGCCGCCCTGAGCGTCACAGACTCCCCGGCGCCCAGGGCCAGTTCCCACATCCCGGCGCCGAGGTCCTTGGCCTTGCCTGCTGCCGGTCCTTGCACCTGCACCGGTCCCGCGAGGTCGGCCTTCAGACGGCACGGCTCGCCCTTCAGGCTCTCCACCTGCACCCACTGCGTCTTTCCGCCCTGCCTGCTCGCACTGACCAGGAAGGCACCCTCTCCCCGCAGTCGATGGAAGGTGAGGTCGGGCCACGAGTCCGGAGCTGCCGGGAACACCCGCAGTACACCACCCCAGCTTTGCAGCAGCAGTTCATGCAGGGCCTGCGCAGCCGAGAGCGGCGTCTCGATCACCGGCCCGGCCTCAAGGTACATCGTGTTCGGCTTCACATAGCGGTCGAGGAACTTGCCCAGGTACCCGGCGGCCTCCTCACCGCGCCCCATCTCGGCGGCGATCCCGGCGGCGCCCGTGAAGGAGTACCCCTGCAGCGCGCCCTCGAAGCCGATCCAGTGTCGCAGCGAGGTCTCGATCAGCTTCTGGCTCTCCGGCTGCTCCCAGGTCACCAGCCGCAGCGGGTACACCATCAGCAGGTGCGAGAAATGCCGGTGCGACTGCGCAAAGGGCACCTCCTTGCCGATCATGAGCCCGTTGGCATCGGTGGGATACGGCGTCAGCCGCTGGAGCACTTCCGTCCAGCGCGGCACAAGCGGGTCATCCAGCTTGAGGCGCCGGCTGGTCTCGATCAGCGTCGTAAGCCCCCAGCGCAGGAGCGACAGGTCATAGTTCGTGTCGGCGGCCTTCTGCGGATACTCCGGCGACACCGACACCGGAAGATGCAGGTACCCGTCAGGTCCCTCCTGCAGCAGATGCAGGTAGTAGCCGACCGCCCGCTTGAGCAGGGGGAACAAGTGGGTGCGCAGCCGCTCGTCATCGCCCGCGTAGCGACACTGCAGCCAGTAGTTGTGGCAGGCCCAGGTGAGGTTCCCGCGCTCATCACCCACCGACCCCAGGCAGTCGTAGGTGGTCACGCGTCCGACTGCGGCCGAGTCGCCGCGCATAGCTTCCGGCGCGTTCTTGATGAGGTTATCAAAGCCCGCGTCCATCATCCGGCATAGCGACTCGCCAATCTCCAGCCGGTTCGCCGTGTACACGGGCCAGTAGGTCAGTTGCAGGTTCAGATTCCACCAGATCGCCGGCCAGGGCGTCGTGCGGAACCAGGGCCCCATCAGGTCGATCGCCGGTCGATCCGCTCGCGTCGCCGAGGCCAGCTTGTACATCTGGATCCAGTAGAAACTCTCGACGCGGGCATCGGGCACCGAGACGAAGCTTTGGGGGTAGTAGGCGTGCCACCACTCGCGGTGCGTCTTGGCCAGAGCCTCAAGGCCAAGCTGCGCTGCCTCATCGACGGCCTTCACGGCCTCCTGCGCGCCACCAACCTGCGGGAAGCTGTCGCCGAGGCTGATCACCCGCAACCGATGGCCCGGCCCGAGCACCACATCACGCCACGCGACCGCATACTCGCCCCCACTGGTGCGAGGCTGAATCCACACGAGGGTCTCCCCCACCGTCTCCTCGCGTGCCTCGGGGTTCGGGTTGTTCACGGGCTGCTTTTGGTAGACAAGCCGCGGGTTCACCGGCAGCCCCGGTCTCCAGGACCAGGCGCACTCGCTCTCGTCGCCGGTGGTCTGCAGGTCGACGAGAACCACGTTGCGCTGAGCGTGGGCCAGACAGTGGAAGGTGATCGTCCCACGGTCGGTGGTGAGCTTCCCGTCCGCCTCCGCGTTCCACAGGTCAAGACGCATCGTCCCCGACTGGATCTTCCCCACCGGGTTCAGCAGCATCTCGCCGATCTGCAGGCGGTGGTTGCCTTTGGGCTGGTGCTCGCAGACATCGCTGCGACCGAGGTCCCAGCGCAG
Protein-coding regions in this window:
- a CDS encoding PQQ-binding-like beta-propeller repeat protein — encoded protein: MTRCITDRSLGVVLAVCALVLTGSCARADWPQLLGPTRNGISTETGLARSWPEGGPRLLWQTTVTDGYSGPAVYQGKVYVTDRVPKQQDLLRCLDLATGKEEWRYAYDAPGMISQDGSRCTPAVNEKYVFFTGEFGHLTCLDRATHQPVWTKQLMTEYEGKRAEWGCAQCPVLYKNTVILAPQGNKAGVVALDQATGAEVWIADLPGNPGYVSPMLATVEGVDQILAISVPQRGRGPRGGQPTPSTPGVVLGLDAATGKELWRFTGFQCQIPIAAPMPVGDGRFFITGGYGAGCVMIRVTRQGDTFSASQVFATQAAGAQIHMPVLYKGYMYIVSNDNSRADGLVCMDLDGNLRWNTRYSPNFERGGIIEADGMLIVMDGDKGMLRLVDPNPDAYKELAGAKVIDGKRTWAPLVLVDGKLLLRGQAELKCFDLKAQ
- a CDS encoding glycoside hydrolase family 95-like protein, with the protein product MYRPHRRCVPSVALGLGLMASVIAWLGVPMLCCAQEGTVQDRIDWPSFMSRQDLVWDSLPRAWHEGAFVGNGLVGAMIYQDTAGPLRWDLGRSDVCEHQPKGNHRLQIGEMLLNPVGKIQSGTMRLDLWNAEADGKLTTDRGTITFHCLAHAQRNVVLVDLQTTGDESECAWSWRPGLPVNPRLVYQKQPVNNPNPEAREETVGETLVWIQPRTSGGEYAVAWRDVVLGPGHRLRVISLGDSFPQVGGAQEAVKAVDEAAQLGLEALAKTHREWWHAYYPQSFVSVPDARVESFYWIQMYKLASATRADRPAIDLMGPWFRTTPWPAIWWNLNLQLTYWPVYTANRLEIGESLCRMMDAGFDNLIKNAPEAMRGDSAAVGRVTTYDCLGSVGDERGNLTWACHNYWLQCRYAGDDERLRTHLFPLLKRAVGYYLHLLQEGPDGYLHLPVSVSPEYPQKAADTNYDLSLLRWGLTTLIETSRRLKLDDPLVPRWTEVLQRLTPYPTDANGLMIGKEVPFAQSHRHFSHLLMVYPLRLVTWEQPESQKLIETSLRHWIGFEGALQGYSFTGAAGIAAEMGRGEEAAGYLGKFLDRYVKPNTMYLEAGPVIETPLSAAQALHELLLQSWGGVLRVFPAAPDSWPDLTFHRLRGEGAFLVSASRQGGKTQWVQVESLKGEPCRLKADLAGPVQVQGPAAGKAKDLGAGMWELALGAGESVTLRAAGSAEACEVAPVAHDAATMNPYGSPRKPPVPQSADGSLDLHAARATLHGSALFYEKTATLDDIGHWVDAADWVSWDVVVQRPGTFELSAAYSSPSSGRTFAVEVGGQQLIGEVQSTGSWNTFQEYKLGTVALTTPGKVTIKVRAVKLPGGGLMNLQRLRLVPVAG